One Salmo trutta chromosome 19, fSalTru1.1, whole genome shotgun sequence genomic window carries:
- the supt4h1 gene encoding transcription elongation factor SPT4 — protein sequence MALETCPKDLRHLRACLLCSLVKTIDQFEYDGCDNCESYLQMKGNREMVYECTSSSFDGVIAQMSPEDSWVAKWQRISNFKPGVYAVTVTGRLPPGVVRELKSRGVIYKSRDTAVKT from the exons ATGGCTTTGGAAACTTGTCCTAAGGACCTCCGCCATTTGCGGGCATGTCTTCTCTGCTCTCTGGTGAAG ACTATTGACCAGTTTGAATATGATGGCTGTGACAACTGTGAGTCGTACCTTCAGATGAAGGGGAATCGAGAGATGGTCTATGAGTGTACAAGTTCTTCGTTTGATGG GGTCATAGCTCAGATGAGCCCTGAGGACAGCTGGGTGGCCAAGTGGCAAAGAATCA GTAACTTCAAGCCTGGTGTCTATGCTGTGACGGTGACAGGGCGATTACCTCCAG GGGTGGTGAGAGAGCTGAAGAGCCGAGGAGTGATCTACAAATCCAGAGACACCGCTGTTAAGACATAA